Proteins encoded by one window of Candidatus Eisenbacteria bacterium:
- a CDS encoding isocitrate/isopropylmalate dehydrogenase family protein, producing the protein MKPVRVTLIPGDGIGPEVTAAAAHVIERAGARIVWDVQLGGKAALDKVGNPVPDALLASIKKNRVALKGPLETSVGHGYRSINVTLRKYFDLYANLRPVRTLPGIATSFSDVDLVVVRENTEDLYSGIEHQVAPGVVESVKVITARASRRIAHFAFEFATREKRKTVTAIHKANIMKLSDGLFLACARQEASRYPKIKYRELIVDNACMQLVLRPQEFDVLLLENLYGDIVSDLCAGLVGGLGVVAGANLGARVAIFEAVHGTAPDIAGQNAANPLAVIFSGIMMLRHIGETRAAARLDRAVGRFLEEGKVRTRDLGGRATTRACAERIAALL; encoded by the coding sequence GTGAAGCCGGTCCGCGTCACGCTCATTCCCGGCGACGGTATCGGCCCCGAGGTGACGGCGGCCGCGGCGCACGTGATCGAACGCGCCGGCGCGCGCATCGTCTGGGACGTGCAGCTCGGCGGCAAGGCCGCGCTCGACAAGGTCGGGAATCCGGTCCCCGACGCGCTCCTGGCGTCGATCAAGAAGAACCGCGTCGCGCTGAAGGGCCCCCTCGAGACCAGCGTCGGACACGGCTACCGCAGCATCAACGTGACGCTGCGGAAGTACTTCGACCTCTACGCCAACCTCCGTCCCGTGCGGACTCTGCCCGGAATCGCCACCTCGTTCTCCGACGTCGACCTCGTGGTCGTGCGCGAGAACACCGAGGACCTGTACTCGGGCATCGAACATCAGGTGGCGCCCGGGGTCGTCGAGAGCGTGAAGGTCATCACCGCCCGCGCCTCGCGCCGCATCGCCCACTTCGCCTTCGAGTTCGCCACGCGCGAGAAGCGCAAGACCGTCACGGCGATCCACAAGGCCAACATCATGAAGCTCTCCGACGGCCTCTTCCTCGCCTGCGCCCGCCAGGAGGCGTCGCGCTACCCGAAGATCAAGTACCGCGAGCTGATCGTCGACAACGCCTGTATGCAGCTCGTGCTGCGGCCGCAGGAGTTCGACGTGCTGCTGCTCGAGAACCTCTACGGCGACATCGTCTCGGACCTGTGCGCAGGCCTGGTCGGCGGGCTCGGCGTGGTGGCCGGCGCGAATCTCGGCGCCCGCGTCGCGATCTTCGAGGCGGTCCACGGCACCGCGCCGGACATCGCGGGCCAGAATGCCGCCAACCCCCTCGCGGTCATCTTCTCGGGCATCATGATGCTGCGGCACATAGGCGAAACCCGCGCCGCTGCGCGCCTGGACCGCGCGGTCGGGCGGTTCCTCGAAGAGGGCAAGGTGCGCACGCGGGACCTCGGCGGTCGCGCGACCACGCGGGCGTGCGCCGAACGGATCGCGGCGCTCCTGTGA